Part of the Nicotiana sylvestris chromosome 2, ASM39365v2, whole genome shotgun sequence genome, AACTATTTGAGGGAAAAAatgtatttttcagatttttttccgAAAATTAGCAggaggaaaaagaagaataaatttaattattttagaaGGAATAACAAATGTTAAATATCTGGAGTACAATAACAAAGAGGTCCAATAAGAACGAAAGAATCAAAGAGAAGGAAGAAATGAGTAAGAAAAGAAGagggaaaggaaaagaagaatcgtgtaagggggggggggggaggggggaggagggagaaaaagaaaataaagaagggaaAATTGGAAATAAAACTCTCACTCTATAATGGAGGAAATATAAATCACGtcttatatacatatatttttaagaaattgatCTTCTAGGAATACAATCAAATAAACACTAAATGCACACCAAAGTATCCTTTACTCAAATACTTATCAAAATATAGAAAAAAGACatactttttaaaaaatataaccAAATATATCTACTATAATAGGAAAGTATTAAAAAAGGATTCTAAAGTCTCTAAAAGCCTTTAATAGAGTTCTAAAattagtagaaaatatttttctttttaatttatctTCTCCTAAAATGAAAAGACTTTCAAATCTTTTCCAAAGCACATTTGTTAAAATTTTAGGAGTATGAATAGTGAAACACTGATGATGTACAACGAGCAATTGAGTTTTATCGAATTTTTATAACAAAAAAGATGCAATTTTACTTGCCTACATTATtgttattataattttaatagaCATTAATATGATATTTATAGGTAAGACCAATAATTCTCATGGTTTTTCTTTCTTCTACCTCAattcacttttaaaaaaaattatctcaTAAATTCATtaatattttttacaaaataaccgCGCGCGGCAAATTCACTAGTTATATTCATAAAACAGTAggatacaatacaatacagtgTTAGCTTTCCATCGTCCTTCTGGTCTCAACTGTAGACCTTAGCTTTGCATGTAATGGTTTCTCTAGCTCGGAAGCTGATCGCACCGAGGAACCCTATCCCAAGACCCATAAGCTACGAGCTCGGAAACCCAGAAGCTTCGCAGCCCTTCGTCCCATTTTCCCGTCTTCAAGAGACAAAGCTCTTAGAATCCCATCTGGTTTCACTTCTCGACCACTGTAGCAGCCTAATTCAAATCAAACAAGTTCATGCTCACGTTATTCGCAAAAGTCTTGACCAATGCTGTTATGTTCTCGCAAAGCTACTCCGTATGCTCACAAAAATCAATGTCCCAATGGACCCATATCCCCGTCTTGTATTTCATCAAGTGGAATACCGTAACCCTTTTCTATGGACCTCTTTAATTCGGGGTTATTGTATTCAAGGACCATTGAAAGAGGCAGTGCGTTTGTATAGTGCTATGAGAAGGGAAAATATATCCCCTGTTTCTTTTACTTTGACGGCTTTGCTCAAGGGTTGTAGCGATGAACTTGAGTTGAATTTAGGTAGACAGATTCATTGTCAGGGCACAAAGCTTGGTGGGTTCTGTAAGGATTTGTTTGTTCATAATACTTTAATTGATATGTATGTAGAATGTGGCTGGTTGGATAGTGGTCGAAAGGTGTTCGATGAAATGCCTGATAGGGACGTGATTTCGTGGACTTCGTTGATCGTCGCGTATTCGAAGGCTGGAGATATGATGGCAGCTGCTGAGCTGTTTGAGAGATTGCCTGTGAAAGATTTGGTTGCATGGACGGCTATGGTGTCGGGTTTTGCGCAGAATGCTAAACCGAGGGAGGCGTTGGAGTTCTTTCATAGGATGCAGTGTGGAGGTGTGCAGACTGATGAGGTGACACTGATTGGGGTTATTTCAGCTTGTGCGCAGTTGGGAACTGCTAAGTATGCAAATTGGGTTCGTGATGTGGCTGGGGGATATGGTTTTGGACCTGCCAATCATGTCATGGTCGGATCTGCATTGATTGATATGTACTCCAAGTGTGGGAATGTGGAGGAGGCATACAAGGTTTTCGAGAAGATGAAGGAAAAGAACGTGTTCTCATATAGTTCGATGATTGTGGGTTTTGCAATGCATGGATGTGCGAATGCTGCATTGGATTTGTTCGAAGAAATGGTGAAAACTGAGGTAAAGCCTAATAAGGTGACATTCATTGGTGTTCTTATGGCTTGTACTCATGTAGGTTTGGTAGAACGGGGTCGACACTTGTTTGATATGATGGAGAAACATTATGGTGTTGAACCATCAGTAGAACACTATGCTTGCATGATTGATCTCCTTGGCAGGGCTGGGCAACTAGAAGAAGCTCTTCAGCTTATCAAAGCTATGCCAATGGAGCCTAATAGTGGTGTCTGGGGAGCCCTACTAGGAGCTTGTCGGATTCATGGTAATCCTGAAATTGCACAAGTTGCTGCTAGCCGTTTATTTGAGCTTGAACCTGGTAGTATTGGAAACTATGTCCTGCTTGCCAATACATATGCTTCAGCAGGAAGGTGGGAAGATGTTTTAGGGGtaagaaaattaataaaacaaaaactGCTGAGAAAGGATCCTTCACGGAGCTGGATTGAGGGCAAGGAGGGGATGATTCATGAGTTCTACGCTGGTGATATGACCCACCTAAAGTCGAAAGAGATTAAGGAAGCACTTGAGGATCTTGTTGGTCGGCTTGAGAAACATGGCTATGAGCCAAACTTAAGTTCTGTGCCTTATGATCTGAGTGAGGAACATAAAAAGCGGATACTTCTCACACATAGTGAGAAGCTGGCTTTGGCATATGGGTTGCTTATTACTGATACTGGGTCTATCATTAGGATCATGAAAAATCTAAGAATATGTGAAGATTGCCACTCATTTATGTGCGGTGCATCTCAAGTCATTGGCAGGGAGATTATTATCAGGGATAACAAGAGATTTCACCATTTCCGAAATGGTGTATGCTCTTGTGGTAACTTTTGGTAATTGATAGAAGGACCCTTATTTCTCTCAAGTGCAATTCTGTGTGAGTTTGAAGGATCCTTTTTCTTTGGAGATAGCCATTACTCGGTCACAAGTTCCCCAGTTATTCAAAATGGTTTTGAGTTGCTTTTGAAGTGAGGAATTGGGATTCTTGTTCAACTGAAGTGTATGATAAATTCATTCAAGGGCAAACCTAAGTTCCCTAATTGTCAATGATCCAAGGTGCCAACCTATATGACAGGTACCTATACtggatatatatacatttagtgTCAGTTTAAGATTGCACTCACCTGGGACATACTTACAACTCTCATTTAGAATCTTATTTGACAAATTGTTGATCAGTACCGAGTTTAGTTAACTTTGAAACCTAATTGATTAGTGGAAATAAATGACATCTCTGAAAGTTTGTGGAACTCAATGGTTACTGCtggcaaattaaaataaaaattacgtGTTGCTCTGAGGTTGTGAACTTCTTTGGATTTCAACTGGTCGGAATAAACAAGCTCATCTACATTCTAATTTGCAGAGTGTATGGAAATATGGAACTAGCTCTATAAAAGACAGCCATCTCCAGAAGTAAATTTTACATAGAAAGGCTAGTATCATGGTGAAAATAAGATCCATCTTTCTCTCAAACTTGATATTTTAACATCGTAAGATAGCCTAGGTGACAGGAACAGGCAACAGGATTGATCTCCGCGCGTTCTCGCAAAGCCTTGTAACAACTGGGATACTATTTCCTTTTTATAGTTTCTCCTTTAAGGAATGACTTAGAATATTAATAATTTTTACATGCTTCAAAGATGCTGATATTTTTCGTCCTCTCACCCTTGCATTTTCTGACTTTAAGTTATTTTTTTGTGGTATCGTTTCCTGTGAATTTGAAGGGCAATACTCCCTGGATGTGAGTTGCGAAGATAGGCGATCCTGAAGTTGGTACTGTGTGTTGGGATCAGAAGATCTTTGACAGTAACTGTGCGACTTCAATATTATTGCAAACTCGGTTGTCTGGCAGATGATACGTTCCATCAGACTCAACTCTGATGCCTGTGTTACTTAAATTTGCTGGGATGTGTTGAAATTGGATCTCGATGTTGGTGCAGACATGATTCAACCCTGATCCCATCTGTGGCTTAAATTCTATGGAGAACTATGCTAGCAGGAAACATGCTATTCCTGGGAACCAGGAAAGGCTCCTCTGGGTAGACAATGCAGGTAAGCAGGAAACTTCATGTACTTTTATCTGGTCACAGAACATGTTCAGGAAAAAATCGAAGCAATTGCCTCGTACCTATGATACAACGAGCGTTCAGCTGGACCTCAGTATCCTTTCTCACTTTGGTGTGTCCAATTTTTACTCACTCTTCTAATCTAATAACTTAAGCAGCACTTTGTTGTGTCCAATTTTTACTCTCTTGTAATCTAACTTGAGCAGCAGAAGGAGAAGGATTTTTATCTTAAAAACAAATGTACCTAGCACTGGTTCAGGTATTGGTTCTTTCTCATTTCTCACGTCTTCCTCGTCTGTTTATGTACCAATTCTCTTGCATAAAATAAAAGATGGGAAACTAATATTC contains:
- the LOC104223850 gene encoding pentatricopeptide repeat-containing protein At5g44230, encoding MVSLARKLIAPRNPIPRPISYELGNPEASQPFVPFSRLQETKLLESHLVSLLDHCSSLIQIKQVHAHVIRKSLDQCCYVLAKLLRMLTKINVPMDPYPRLVFHQVEYRNPFLWTSLIRGYCIQGPLKEAVRLYSAMRRENISPVSFTLTALLKGCSDELELNLGRQIHCQGTKLGGFCKDLFVHNTLIDMYVECGWLDSGRKVFDEMPDRDVISWTSLIVAYSKAGDMMAAAELFERLPVKDLVAWTAMVSGFAQNAKPREALEFFHRMQCGGVQTDEVTLIGVISACAQLGTAKYANWVRDVAGGYGFGPANHVMVGSALIDMYSKCGNVEEAYKVFEKMKEKNVFSYSSMIVGFAMHGCANAALDLFEEMVKTEVKPNKVTFIGVLMACTHVGLVERGRHLFDMMEKHYGVEPSVEHYACMIDLLGRAGQLEEALQLIKAMPMEPNSGVWGALLGACRIHGNPEIAQVAASRLFELEPGSIGNYVLLANTYASAGRWEDVLGVRKLIKQKLLRKDPSRSWIEGKEGMIHEFYAGDMTHLKSKEIKEALEDLVGRLEKHGYEPNLSSVPYDLSEEHKKRILLTHSEKLALAYGLLITDTGSIIRIMKNLRICEDCHSFMCGASQVIGREIIIRDNKRFHHFRNGVCSCGNFW